GCGTTAATTTCTATTCCAAAAACTGCTTCTGATTGGAGATCAACATGTAGACTGGCACCAATACTGGCTGCTGATTCAGCAAGCGCAACAGAGGCGCCGCCATGTAGATATCCGAATGGCTGGCGGGTTCGGTGATCGATCGGCATCGTAAGCTGGACTTTTTCTTTCGTCATCGTCAACGTCTCCATGCCAAGAGTTTCCATTAACGTGTTCGGATAGGCCATGAAGCTTCCCCCTAATTTATAAACGTACTGATAAATAATGAGATACCTAACAGAATCCCATAAATAGAATTGGTTTTACCGGTGGCTGCCATAGCAGGCATCATTTCAAGCGGTTGTGTTTTCCCTTTAAACTTTTGGATCACATCAACAGCTTTAATTGCACCGATAAAGGTTATGAATGACCACAATGGAAAAATACCTTTAATAATAAGCCATGCAGTGACGAAAAAGGCTGTTAAAAACATCAGCGCTAGAAAGCCAATAGCCCTCTTTCGACCTAATAAAATTGCAAGTGTTTTTCGACCAT
This genomic interval from Virgibacillus pantothenticus contains the following:
- a CDS encoding hotdog fold thioesterase, which encodes MAYPNTLMETLGMETLTMTKEKVQLTMPIDHRTRQPFGYLHGGASVALAESAASIGASLHVDLQSEAVFGIEINANHIRSAKSGLVTATAIPLHIGKSTMVWEIKITDEQGQLLCVSRCTIGIITKKK